From a region of the Malania oleifera isolate guangnan ecotype guangnan chromosome 12, ASM2987363v1, whole genome shotgun sequence genome:
- the LOC131143769 gene encoding phosphoglycerate kinase, cytosolic produces MATKRSVGTLKEADLKGKRVFVRVDLNVPLDDSLNITDDTRVRAAVPTIKYLMGYGAKVILASHLGRPKGVTPKYSLKPLVRRLSELLGVEVKMANDCIGEEVEKMVAEIPEGGVLLLENVRFYREEEKNDSEFAKKLAALAEVYVNDAFGTAHRAHASTEGVAKYLKPAVAGFLMQKELDYLVGAVANPKKPFAAIVGGSKVSSKIGVIESLLEKVDILQLGGGMIFTFYKAQGYSVGSSLVEADKLDLATSLIEKAKSKGVSLMLPTDVVIADKFAADANSKVVPASNILDGWMGLDIGPDSVKTFCEALGTTKTIIWNGPMGVFEFDKFAVGTEAIANKLAELSGKGVTTIIGGGDSVAAVEKVGVAEKMSHISTGGGASLELLEGKQLPGVLALDDA; encoded by the exons ATGGCGACAAAGAGGAGTGTTGGTACTCTGAAGGAAGCAGATTTGAAGGGAAAGAGGGTGTTTGTGAGGGTTGATCTGAACGTTCCTCTGGATGATAGCTTGAACATCACAGATGATACCAGAGTTCGTGCTGCCGTACCCACCATCAAGTACTTGATGGGTTACGGAGCCAAGGTCATCCTCGCTAGCCATTTG GGACGTCCAAAAGGTGTAACCCCGAAATACAGCTTGAAACCTCTTGTACGAAGGCTATCTGAGCTTCTTGGAGTCGAG GTTAAGATGGCAAATGACTGTATTGGTGAAGAAGTTGAGAAAATGGTGGCTGAAATTCCTGAGGGAGGTGTTCTGCTTCTTGAGAATGTGAGGTTCTATAGGGAGGAAGAGAAGAATGATTCTGAATTTGCAAAGAAGCTAGCTGCTCTTGCAGAAGTCTATGTGAATGATGCCTTTGGTACTGCTCACAGAGCCCATGCTTCCACAGAGGGAGTTGCTAAGTACTTGAAGCCTGCAGTGGCTGGGTTCCTTATGCAGAAG GAACTCGACTATCTTGTTGGAGCTGTGGCTAATCCAAAGAAGCCATTTGCTGCAATCGTTGGGGGTTCAAAGGTGTCAAGTAAGATTGGAGTGATAGAATCATTGTTGGAAAAGGTTGACATCCTTCAGCTCGGCGGAGGAATGATCTTTACCTTTTACAAGGCCCAAGGATATTCAGTTGGATCCTCACTTGTGGAGGCAGACAAACTTGACCTTGCAACATCGCTTATAGAGAAAGCCAAGTCCAAAGGGGTTTCTCTGATGCTTCCTACCGACGTGGTTATCGCTGACAAATTTGCTGCTGATGCTAACAGCAAG GTTGTGCCGGCATCCAATATCCTGGATGGTTGGATGGGTTTGGATATTGGACCCGATTCCGTTAAGACATTCTGTGAAGCCTTGGGCACTACAAAAACAATAATCTGGAATGGACCTATGGGCGTGTTCGAGTTTGACAAGTTTGCTGTGGGAACTGAG GCTATAGCCAATAAGCTGGCTGAGCTCAGCGGGAAAGGGGTGACGACTATCATTGGAGGTGGCGACTCTGTTGCAGCTGTGGAGAAGGTTGGGGTTGCAGAAAAGATGAGCCACATCTCGACCGGAGGTGGTGCTAGCCTGGAGTTGCTCGAGGGGAAACAACTTCCCGGCGTCCTTGCTCTTGACGATGCTTGA